Proteins from a genomic interval of Ferrovibrio terrae:
- a CDS encoding SGNH/GDSL hydrolase family protein — translation MTRVFAATSLLLALLATLPQAAGAMMAERCAAPMGLLDLGQPLPRVAARLARNETVSVVAIGSSSTGGAGASAPEFSYPSQLATLWPQLVGGQVEVHNRGINGQDILQMNERLQADAVEIRPDLVLWQLGTNDVLRSQGVEVYRAHIQRGIALLQAAGIDVVLIDLQYAPKVLQDRDHIAMQKILADLAVEQRVALFRRFAIMRYWLRGGLQMGDMVTPDGLHMNDLGYACWAHSLARAIQLSTVLPGQKSAVSGKN, via the coding sequence ATGACGCGCGTTTTCGCGGCCACTTCGCTGCTGCTGGCCCTGCTGGCGACCCTGCCGCAGGCCGCCGGAGCCATGATGGCCGAGCGGTGTGCCGCCCCGATGGGCCTGCTCGATCTGGGTCAACCGCTGCCACGTGTGGCGGCGCGACTGGCGCGCAACGAAACCGTCAGTGTTGTTGCCATCGGTTCGTCCTCGACCGGCGGGGCCGGCGCCAGCGCGCCGGAATTCAGCTATCCGTCGCAGCTTGCCACGCTCTGGCCACAGCTGGTCGGCGGCCAGGTCGAAGTGCACAACCGCGGCATAAACGGGCAGGACATCCTGCAGATGAACGAACGGCTGCAAGCCGATGCGGTGGAGATCAGGCCTGATCTGGTGCTGTGGCAGCTCGGCACCAACGATGTACTGCGCTCGCAGGGCGTCGAGGTCTATCGCGCCCATATCCAGCGTGGCATCGCCCTGCTGCAGGCGGCCGGCATCGACGTCGTGCTGATCGACCTGCAATATGCGCCGAAAGTGCTGCAGGATCGTGATCATATCGCCATGCAGAAAATCCTCGCCGATCTGGCGGTCGAGCAGCGCGTCGCGCTGTTCCGCCGTTTTGCCATCATGCGGTACTGGCTGCGCGGCGGCCTGCAGATGGGCGATATGGTCACCCCCGACGGCCTGCACATGAACGATCTCGGCTATGCCTGCTGGGCACATTCCCTCGCCCGGGCCATTCAGCTTTCCACCGTTCTGCCTGGGCAAAAAAGCGCCGTTTCCGGTAAAAATTGA
- a CDS encoding AraC family transcriptional regulator, which yields MTDISSTDSASQASYLRRFTRVIEYIYAHLDESPDLNTLAEVAALSPYHWHRTWQAVYGESVVNTVKRLRLQRAAADLAHSEMPLEAIGSRAGYGSLAAFSRGFKDSYGMTPSDYRKAGSHAHFKSTQNAKEGAAMPEVTIRHVPAAKMAVVPHRGSYMEIGKAFETLFGTLGARGLLRPGLCMKGIYYSDPTSVPEAELRSAAGILLPDDDFPVAPPLERAELRGGDYAVLRHKGPYTDMRPAYDWLYGEWLVQSGREAADAPCFEDYLNNPREVAPSELLTDICLPLK from the coding sequence ATGACCGATATCAGCAGCACCGATTCCGCCAGCCAGGCGAGTTACCTGCGCCGTTTCACGCGCGTGATTGAATATATCTATGCCCATCTGGACGAGTCACCTGATCTTAACACGCTGGCCGAGGTGGCCGCATTGTCGCCGTATCATTGGCACCGCACCTGGCAGGCGGTCTACGGCGAGTCTGTCGTCAACACCGTCAAGCGCCTGCGGCTGCAGCGTGCCGCTGCCGATCTGGCGCACAGCGAGATGCCGCTGGAGGCGATCGGCTCGCGCGCCGGCTATGGCAGCCTCGCCGCCTTCAGCCGCGGCTTCAAGGACTCCTATGGCATGACGCCGAGCGACTATCGCAAGGCCGGCAGCCACGCGCATTTCAAATCGACGCAAAATGCAAAGGAGGGCGCCGCCATGCCCGAAGTGACCATCCGCCATGTTCCGGCTGCGAAAATGGCCGTGGTGCCGCATCGCGGCTCGTATATGGAGATCGGCAAGGCCTTCGAGACGCTGTTCGGCACGCTCGGTGCGCGCGGGCTGCTGCGGCCGGGCCTGTGCATGAAGGGCATCTATTATTCCGATCCGACGTCGGTGCCTGAAGCCGAGTTGCGGTCTGCCGCCGGCATCCTGCTGCCTGACGATGATTTTCCCGTGGCGCCGCCGCTGGAGCGCGCCGAGCTGCGCGGCGGCGACTATGCCGTGCTGCGCCACAAGGGGCCGTATACCGACATGCGGCCGGCCTATGACTGGCTCTATGGCGAATGGCTGGTGCAGTCGGGCCGCGAAGCTGCCGATGCGCCCTGTTTCGAGGATTACCTGAACAATCCGCGTGAAGTCGCGCCCAGCGAATTGCTCACCGATATCTGTTTGCCCCTGAAGTAA
- a CDS encoding OpgC family protein → MTASDQISAASKPAAKARDLRLDFFRGLALLFIFLNHIPNNAVSWLSNRNYGFSDATETFVFISGYSVLLAYGAAMRSQGFVIGTARIWRRVWQIYTAHVFLFIIFIAQIAWLAARYNLDLAEEMNIGSLFEEPHILMLQALLLKFRPVNMDVLPMYIALMGAFPPVMWLMQRRPHMVLAASFALWFVVQFTHWNLPAYPDGRWYFNPLAWQFLFVLGAWCAMHRQHAPWRRLPAKAVTAAAVLYVIFSAVIVLSWLRPEWASRVPDVIERLLYPIDKTEMDTWRLLHFLALAWLVVLLVSPDAKFLRWPLSGLLILCGQHSLHVFCAGIFLSFAGHFVLSEVAPGLVAQLAVSMAGIVLLVGLAALMTWYKAVENGRRTGEVKA, encoded by the coding sequence ATGACTGCGTCGGACCAGATTTCAGCTGCCAGCAAGCCGGCCGCCAAGGCGCGCGACCTGCGGCTGGATTTCTTTCGCGGGCTGGCACTGCTGTTCATCTTCCTGAACCACATCCCCAACAACGCGGTTAGCTGGCTGTCCAACCGGAATTACGGCTTTTCCGACGCCACCGAGACCTTCGTCTTCATCTCGGGCTATTCGGTGCTGCTGGCCTATGGCGCCGCCATGCGCAGCCAGGGTTTCGTGATCGGCACGGCGCGGATCTGGCGCCGCGTCTGGCAGATCTACACCGCGCATGTTTTCCTGTTCATCATCTTCATCGCCCAGATCGCCTGGCTCGCCGCGCGCTACAATCTCGACCTCGCCGAGGAAATGAATATCGGCTCGCTGTTCGAAGAGCCGCATATCCTGATGCTGCAGGCCCTGCTGCTGAAATTCCGGCCGGTCAACATGGACGTACTGCCGATGTATATCGCGCTGATGGGCGCTTTCCCGCCGGTGATGTGGCTGATGCAGCGCCGCCCGCATATGGTGCTGGCCGCCTCCTTCGCGCTGTGGTTTGTCGTGCAGTTCACGCACTGGAACCTGCCGGCCTATCCGGATGGGCGCTGGTATTTCAATCCTCTGGCCTGGCAGTTCCTGTTTGTGCTGGGCGCCTGGTGCGCCATGCATCGCCAGCACGCGCCATGGCGCCGACTGCCGGCGAAAGCGGTCACCGCCGCAGCAGTCCTCTACGTGATCTTCTCCGCCGTCATCGTGCTGAGCTGGCTGCGGCCCGAATGGGCCAGTCGCGTGCCGGATGTGATCGAGCGTCTGCTTTATCCGATCGACAAGACCGAGATGGACACCTGGCGGCTGCTGCATTTCCTGGCGCTGGCCTGGCTGGTCGTGCTGCTGGTATCGCCCGATGCGAAATTCCTGCGCTGGCCCCTCAGCGGCCTGCTAATCCTGTGTGGCCAGCATTCCCTGCATGTTTTCTGCGCCGGCATCTTCCTGTCGTTCGCCGGCCATTTCGTGCTCAGCGAAGTCGCGCCCGGACTGGTGGCGCAGCTTGCGGTCAGCATGGCCGGAATCGTCTTGCTGGTTGGGCTGGCGGCTTTGATGACGTGGTACAAGGCGGTCGAAAACGGCCGTCGAACCGGCGAGGTGAAAGCATGA
- a CDS encoding polysaccharide deacetylase family protein, which yields MSRFRRLFPVAGLVFGLLAGPALAQDARSLSGASILMYHRFGENTVPSTNIRLEQFDAHIAELKSGPYHVMSLPEIVAKLKSGEKLPDRAVAITADDAYISAFTEGWPRLKKAGIPFTLFVATEPVTSKLKGYLTWDQIRQMKAEGVTIGAHSHRHPSLPALGPDKAREDLETSMALFEKELGEKPSLFAWPFGEWDAHTLKLVKQIGYSVAFGQHSGVAHSQHDMFWLPRFPMNEHFGSVERVRQALNSLPLPVTDVEPADVLVKLGQTQNPPILRFTVAPGIERLNQMVCYTGEGKQLTPKLIGERRYEMHAPDALKPPRDRISCSVPSSQQSRFRWFGIQFTVMK from the coding sequence ATGTCCCGTTTCCGACGCCTCTTTCCTGTTGCCGGCCTTGTCTTCGGACTCTTGGCCGGCCCGGCCCTGGCCCAGGATGCCCGATCGCTCTCGGGCGCCAGCATCCTGATGTACCACCGCTTCGGCGAGAATACGGTGCCGAGCACGAATATCCGGCTCGAGCAGTTCGATGCCCATATCGCCGAGCTGAAGTCCGGGCCCTATCATGTGATGAGCCTGCCTGAGATCGTGGCGAAGCTGAAATCCGGCGAGAAGCTGCCTGATCGCGCCGTGGCCATCACCGCTGACGACGCCTATATCTCGGCCTTCACCGAAGGCTGGCCGCGGCTGAAAAAGGCCGGCATCCCTTTCACGCTGTTTGTCGCCACCGAGCCGGTCACCAGCAAGCTGAAGGGCTATCTGACCTGGGACCAGATTCGCCAGATGAAGGCGGAGGGCGTCACCATCGGCGCGCACAGCCATCGTCATCCCTCACTGCCCGCGCTCGGTCCTGACAAGGCGCGTGAGGATCTCGAAACCTCAATGGCGCTATTCGAGAAGGAGCTGGGCGAGAAGCCCTCTCTGTTCGCCTGGCCCTTCGGTGAGTGGGATGCGCATACACTCAAGCTGGTGAAGCAGATCGGCTACAGCGTGGCGTTTGGCCAGCATTCCGGCGTGGCGCACAGCCAGCATGACATGTTCTGGCTGCCGCGCTTTCCGATGAATGAGCATTTCGGCTCGGTCGAGCGCGTGCGCCAGGCGCTCAACTCCCTGCCGCTGCCGGTGACCGATGTCGAACCGGCCGATGTGCTGGTGAAGCTGGGTCAGACACAGAACCCACCAATCCTGCGCTTCACGGTTGCGCCGGGCATCGAGCGGCTGAACCAGATGGTCTGCTATACCGGGGAGGGCAAGCAACTGACGCCGAAGCTGATCGGCGAGCGCCGCTATGAGATGCACGCGCCAGACGCGCTGAAGCCGCCGCGCGACCGCATTTCCTGCTCGGTGCCCTCCAGCCAGCAGAGCCGCTTCCGTTGGTTCGGCATCCAGTTCACGGTGATGAAGTAG
- a CDS encoding alpha/beta fold hydrolase: protein MTPRQRSFRINGYDLSCLEAGEASAIPLLLVHGSLCDQRIWTAQMAAFAGHYRVLALSLRHFWPEQWDGSGDGYEIRQHAEDIAALIRYLDVGPVHLLGHSRGGHVCFRVAQHHPETIRALILAEPGGQLDPALADLGAPVPGADLGQMFEDSANLIARGETEAGLELFVTAVGGPKAWKYAGEGFKAMARDNAATIIGQAREARLTFMKAEIESIDLPVLLIGGALTRGHFPKVMDAMQRLMPDAERVTIEGAGHPMYEQRPAPFNDAVLGFLALR, encoded by the coding sequence ATGACGCCGCGTCAACGCAGCTTCCGCATCAACGGTTACGATCTCTCCTGTCTCGAAGCCGGCGAAGCCAGCGCCATTCCGCTGCTGCTGGTGCATGGCTCGCTCTGCGACCAGCGCATCTGGACCGCGCAGATGGCGGCCTTTGCCGGGCATTACCGCGTGCTGGCGCTCAGTCTGCGCCATTTCTGGCCCGAGCAGTGGGACGGCAGCGGCGACGGCTATGAAATCCGGCAACATGCGGAGGATATCGCGGCGCTGATCCGGTATCTCGATGTCGGCCCGGTGCATCTGCTCGGCCATTCGCGCGGCGGCCATGTCTGCTTCCGCGTCGCGCAGCATCATCCGGAAACAATCCGTGCGCTCATTTTGGCCGAACCGGGCGGCCAGCTCGATCCGGCGCTGGCCGATCTCGGCGCGCCGGTGCCGGGTGCCGATCTCGGCCAGATGTTCGAAGATTCTGCCAATCTGATCGCGCGCGGCGAGACCGAAGCCGGGCTCGAGCTGTTCGTGACCGCGGTCGGCGGTCCGAAGGCCTGGAAATATGCCGGCGAAGGCTTCAAGGCGATGGCGCGCGACAATGCCGCCACCATTATCGGTCAGGCGCGCGAGGCACGACTCACCTTCATGAAGGCGGAGATCGAAAGCATCGATCTGCCGGTGCTGCTGATCGGCGGCGCGCTCACCCGCGGCCATTTTCCCAAGGTGATGGATGCGATGCAGCGCCTGATGCCCGATGCCGAGCGCGTCACCATCGAAGGCGCAGGCCATCCGATGTACGAACAGCGCCCAGCGCCGTTCAACGACGCGGTGCTGGGGTTTCTCGCGCTGCGCTAG
- the pyrF gene encoding orotidine-5'-phosphate decarboxylase translates to MSKTSLSARIAPVFCAIDTIELAFAARCARAAAAAGFGVKLGKEFFTAHGPAEVRAILPVGTPLFLDLKFHDIPNTVAGAVRSAAAAMGPMMLTVHATGGPAMIRQAVDAAHQARQRPLILAVTALTSLDASDLQAIGVNEDVSSYVVRLAKMAQANGADGVICAATEIDMLRKACGPDFKLVVPGIRPKGSAAGDQKRVMTPGDALKLGADHLVIGRPITEAASPEASAQAIAQELAESVLGAA, encoded by the coding sequence ATGAGCAAGACGTCCCTTTCCGCCCGCATCGCCCCTGTTTTCTGCGCCATCGACACGATCGAACTGGCCTTCGCCGCCCGCTGCGCCCGCGCCGCCGCGGCCGCCGGTTTCGGCGTCAAACTGGGCAAGGAATTCTTCACCGCCCACGGCCCGGCGGAAGTGCGCGCCATCCTGCCGGTCGGCACGCCGCTGTTCCTCGACCTGAAATTCCACGACATCCCGAATACCGTGGCCGGCGCAGTGCGCTCCGCCGCCGCCGCGATGGGCCCGATGATGCTGACCGTGCATGCCACCGGCGGCCCGGCGATGATCCGTCAGGCGGTCGACGCCGCCCATCAGGCGCGCCAGCGCCCCCTGATCCTGGCCGTCACGGCGCTGACCTCGCTGGATGCCTCCGACCTGCAGGCCATTGGCGTCAATGAAGACGTCAGCAGCTACGTCGTGCGGCTGGCCAAGATGGCGCAGGCCAACGGTGCCGACGGCGTGATCTGCGCGGCCACCGAAATCGACATGCTGCGCAAGGCCTGCGGTCCCGACTTCAAACTGGTGGTGCCCGGCATCCGTCCGAAGGGGTCGGCTGCGGGCGACCAGAAGCGGGTGATGACGCCGGGCGATGCGCTGAAGCTGGGCGCCGACCATCTGGTGATCGGCCGTCCGATCACCGAAGCCGCAAGCCCGGAAGCGAGCGCGCAGGCGATTGCGCAAGAGTTGGCAGAAAGCGTTCTGGGTGCCGCCTGA
- a CDS encoding SGNH/GDSL hydrolase family protein: MMSRRSLSIIAALLLWAACSHAARAADEPRCAVPDDMLYTEQAMPRVARKLAASQPLRIVVLGSSSSLQTSKGLPRSYAAGLPDALASRLNGANLQIENLSERTMTATQMAAAIAQRLPALQPDLVIWQTGNVDAAQKADINSFSDALKAGLEHLQSYGADILLVAPQYRMRLSMMVDVEPYNDVMERIASALDIVLFPRFEIMRHWSEQDRFDVRTTDLAMQMREAEAQNRCLASQMADMIAAAVKKAKP, encoded by the coding sequence ATGATGTCCCGCCGGAGTCTGTCCATCATTGCCGCACTCCTGCTCTGGGCGGCCTGCAGTCATGCCGCCCGGGCCGCAGACGAGCCGCGCTGCGCGGTGCCCGACGACATGCTGTATACCGAACAGGCGATGCCGCGCGTGGCGCGCAAACTTGCCGCCAGCCAGCCGCTGCGCATCGTCGTGCTCGGCAGTTCGTCGTCGCTGCAGACCTCCAAGGGCTTGCCGCGCTCCTATGCGGCCGGCTTGCCCGACGCGCTGGCCAGCCGCCTGAACGGCGCCAACCTGCAGATCGAGAATCTGTCGGAGCGCACGATGACGGCGACACAGATGGCCGCCGCCATTGCCCAGCGCCTGCCGGCCCTGCAACCCGACCTGGTGATCTGGCAGACCGGTAATGTCGATGCCGCCCAGAAGGCCGACATCAACAGCTTCTCGGACGCGCTGAAGGCCGGGCTGGAGCACCTGCAGAGCTATGGTGCCGACATTCTGCTGGTGGCGCCGCAATACCGCATGCGGCTGTCGATGATGGTGGATGTCGAGCCCTATAACGACGTGATGGAACGGATCGCCTCGGCGCTGGATATCGTGCTGTTCCCGCGGTTCGAGATCATGCGCCACTGGTCAGAGCAAGACCGCTTCGATGTCCGCACCACCGATCTTGCGATGCAGATGCGCGAGGCCGAGGCGCAGAACCGCTGCCTGGCGAGCCAGATGGCCGACATGATCGCCGCCGCCGTGAAAAAAGCCAAACCATGA
- a CDS encoding nuclear transport factor 2 family protein, with amino-acid sequence MTTPDHAALETLNENYIRAVRESDTGWFDGNLSADFLNSNPDGSLVDRAGFLAQIARPTTVPDLACEDVQIRILNDTALIHARTAYTKADGQRGGGRYTDIWMRQPSGRWLCVAAHVTRS; translated from the coding sequence ATGACAACGCCTGACCATGCCGCACTCGAAACCCTGAACGAGAATTACATCCGCGCCGTCCGGGAGTCGGATACAGGCTGGTTCGACGGAAATCTCTCGGCCGATTTCCTGAACAGTAACCCGGACGGCTCGCTGGTCGACCGCGCCGGCTTTCTGGCGCAGATCGCCAGACCGACCACGGTACCGGACCTCGCCTGCGAGGATGTGCAGATCCGCATCCTCAACGACACTGCGCTGATCCATGCCCGCACGGCCTATACCAAAGCCGACGGCCAGCGCGGCGGGGGCCGCTATACCGATATCTGGATGAGGCAGCCGAGCGGCCGCTGGCTCTGCGTCGCTGCGCATGTCACGCGCAGCTAG